In Pyricularia oryzae 70-15 chromosome 2, whole genome shotgun sequence, one genomic interval encodes:
- a CDS encoding origin recognition complex subunit: MASVLDEEEHQTAYIFTPLEEAAAASSAPRPPKRRKVESAAAASGTQDQDGAATAPPNGDVNAPASLFVPLLGGAEPAECVAARAALFEASWARVDGAVQRVLRKANASTLEQVCGFVDQHSGAGSSSDDDGIPAAFIVTGPNVSSQDLLFSQLDERLRADGGGAGFVRVGSGEAANLKAVLKKIIRGVCACRAGEGDAGDDLELATSSSSRRKYLDYDLEALHVFLKSNHQDNSATPGGRNSRRVCVAFEDSEGFDSGLLSDLIALMSSWRDRIRFVLLFGVGTSVELLQARLLRSTHRQLRGAQFDVVGTSTILDQVVRACLEQADEGVVLGPAFLAALLERQVEHVASVQMFVNSVKFAYMCHFYANPLSFLLADGQEHLIRPEHVEAVRNLGSFRDEVEDAVDEGGSQLAHARSLLEDENYIRTHIQEHMAKRRAWVRKLSRSLQLIVDGGLTATEFTSLYVSAVANGLDLAARQIGVIDTIRAMSPEELIAALEKLTSLVKAEVADGAQTSDNEGAAAESSAALFIQSLDTIRSLQARAEDNDTTLRSKYSTQGRILRTTVVAQKVQLSRDSAALTEDDKEYSDVMDRLTDHLVAVLSCQAADELFLHEAWLYDSESPHGAVFVPTPGVTTERALARPHDYLSCSCCPANGGLAPTLPAASILYHLYQEAGPLVNVADLWTAFSALVVGEEEDAEDDEGKGKERNALVLFYRGLAELRAMGFVQSTKKKEDHIAKLKWL, encoded by the exons ATGGCGTCCGTTTTGGACGAGGAAGAGCATCAG ACGGCGTACATTTTTACTCCCCTGGAGgaagccgcagcagcaagcAGCGCACCCCGGCCGCCCAAACGACGAAAAGTCgaatcggcggcggcggcatcagGCACACAGGACCAGGACGGTGCTGCCACCGCACCGCCCAACGGCGACGTCAACGCTCCAGCCTCTCTGTTCGTCCCGCTCCTCGGCGGCGCAGAACCCGCCGAGTGCGTGGCGGCCCGCGCGGCGCTCTTCGAGGCCAGCTGGGCGCGCGTCGACGGTGCCGTGCAGCGGGTTCTGCGCAAGGCGAACGCGTCAACACTAGAGCAGGTGTGTGGGTTTGTCGACCAGCacagcggtgccggcagcagcagcgacgacgacgggatCCCGGCTGCGTTCATCGTGACGGGGCCAAACGTCTCGTCGCAGGACCTTTTATTCTCGCAGCTGGACGAGCGGCTACGCGCTGACGGCGGCGGGGCGGGCTTCGTGCGTGTTGGTTCCGGTGAGGCGGCGAACCTCAAGGCCGTGCTCAAGAAGATCATCCGCGGCGTGTGTGCGTGCAGGGCTGGGGAAGGGGATGCCGGGGATGATTTGGAGCTTgcgacgtcgtcgtcctcgcggAGAAAGTACCTCGACTATGACCTCGAGGCGCTGCACGTGTTTCTCAAGTCGAACCACCAGGACAACTCGGCCACCCCCGGCGGGAGGAACAGCAGGCGCGTCTGCGTAGCCTTTGAGGACAGCGAGGGTTTCGACAGCGGCCTGCTGTCGGACCTGATTGCGCTCATGAGCTCGTGGCGCGACCGCATCCGCTTCGTGCTGCTGTTTGGCGTCGGCACCTCGGTCGAGCTGCTGCAGGCCCGGCTGTTGCGCTCGACGCACCGGCAGCTCCGCGGCGCGCAGTTCGACGTCGTCGGCACCTCCACCATCCTCGATCAGGTCGTCAGGGCGTGCCTCGAGCAGGCGGACGAAGGTGTGGTGCTCGGCCCGGCGTTCCTGGCTGCGCTGCTTGAGAGGCAGGTGGAGCATGTTGCGAGCGTGCAGATGTTTGTCAATTCTGTCAAG TTTGCCTACATGTGTCACTTCTACGCAAACCCTTTGAGCTTTCTCCTAGCGGATGGACAGGAACACCTCATTCGGCCTGAGCATGTAGAGGCAGTTCGCAACCTGGGCTCATTTCGTGACGAGGTCGAAGACGCAGTGGATGAGGGTGGCTCTCAGCTTGCCCATGCACGCTCGCTTCTAGAGGACGAGAACTACATTCGTACCCATATTCAAGAGCATATGGCCAAACGGAGGGCATGGGTGAGGAAGCTGTCTCGGTCTTTGCAGCTCATCGTTGATGGGGGCTTGACTGCTACTGAATTCACGTCTTTGTATGTATCTGCTGTGGCTAATGGTCTAGACCTGGCAGCGAGACAGATTGGTGTCATTGATACCATCAGGGCCATGTCTCCAGAGGAGTTGATAGCTGCTCTGGAAAAGCTCACAAGTCTCGTCAAGGCCGAGGTCGCCGATGGAGCCCAGACTAGCGACAATGAGGGCGCCGCTGCCGAATCATCTGCTGCACTATTCATACAAAGCCTGGACACTATTCGCAGCTTACAGGCACGCGCGGAGGACAATGATACGACGCTGCGGAGCAAGTACAGCACCCAGGGAAGAATATTAAGAACGACAGTTGTGGCCCAAAAGGTGCAGCTAAGCCGCGACAGTGCCGCGCTGACAGAGGACGACAAAGAATACAGCGACGTGATGGACCGGCTGACAGATCATCTCGTGGCTGTCCTCTCGTGCCAAGCCGCTGACGAGCTCTTTCTCCACGAGGCCTGGCTCTACGACTCGGAATCTCCCCACGGCGCCGTCTTTGTGCCCACGCCAGGCGTCACCACCGAGAGGGCGCTCGCCAGGCCCCACGACTACctctcctgctcctgctgccCTGCCAATGGTGGGCTTGCCccgaccctgcccgccgCCTCGATCCTCTACCACCTGTACCAGGAGGCCGGACCTCTGGTCAACGTGGCCGATCTCTGGACTGCGTTTTCTGCGCTCGTCGTCGGGGAAGAGGAAGATgctgaggacgacgagggcaagggcaaggagcgCAATGCTTTGGTGCTCTTCTATCGCGGCCTTGCCGAGCTGCGTGCGATGGGCTTTGTTCAGTCgaccaagaaaaaggaagatcACATTGCGAAGCTCAAGTGGCTTTGA